Proteins from a genomic interval of Equus quagga isolate Etosha38 chromosome 13, UCLA_HA_Equagga_1.0, whole genome shotgun sequence:
- the LOC124251538 gene encoding vomeronasal type-1 receptor 4-like, with amino-acid sequence MATRNFAIRMIFLSENIVGILGNVSLLYRHLFLHFTGCRLRGKDLIVEHLLVANILVLLPTGISDTMIPFGWKNFLTDIECKLVFYIHRVARGVSIGTTCLLSVFQAITIGILSTRWAELRVKSPKYIGSSIFLCWVLQLMINIIFTMRVTGNWSNKTITKKKDLGLCCSVFHGRITVLLNTGLSLFPDVLCLGLMIWSSGSMVFILYRHKQQVQHIHRNQISPRSSAEARATQSILVLVSTFVSLYTLSSICFLYVTLSDNPSQNLVIFIAPVTACFPTVSPYILMSHDRRVSTSFLSWIRSR; translated from the coding sequence ATGGCTACCAGAAATTTCGCAATACGTATGATCTTCTTATCAGAGAATATAGTTGGAATCCTGGGGAATGTCTCTCTTCTTTACCGTCATCTCTTCCTTCACTTCACGGGATGCAGGCTGAGGGGCAAAGACTTGATCGTTGAACATCTGCTGGTAGCCAACATCTTGGTCCTGCTCCCTACAGGAATCTCAGATACAATGATACCATTTGGGTGGAAAAATTTTCTCACTGATATTGAATGCAAACTTGTTTTCTATATTCACAGAGTGGCCAGGGGTGTGTCCATTGGCACCACCTGCCTTTTGAGTGTCTTCCAGGCCATCACCATTGGCATCCTGAGCACAAGGTGGGCAGAGCTTAGAGTGAAATCTCCCAAGTACATTGGGTCTTCTATTTTCCTCTGCTGGGTCCTACAATTgatgataaatataatttttactatGCGTGTGACTGGTAATTGGAGCAACAAAaccatcacaaagaaaaaagatttgggaTTATGTTGTTCAGTATTTCATGGCAGAATTACAGTCTTACTGAATACAGGATTGTCATTATTTCCTGATGTTCTTTGTTTGGGGCTCATGATCTGGAGCAGTGGCTCCATGGTTTTCATCCTGTACAGGCACAAGCAGCAGGTCCAACACATTCATAGGAACCAAATCTCCCCTAGATCCTCTGCTGAAGCCAGAGCCACCCAAAGCATCCTTGTGTTGGTGAGCACTTTTGTGTCTCTGTACACTCTCTCTTCCATCTGTTTCTTGTATGTGACTCTTTCTGATAATCCCAGCCAGAACCTGGTGATCTTTATTGCACCAGTTACTGCATGTTTCCCAACTGTAAGCCCCTACATTCTCATGAGCCATGATCGCAGAGTATCCACATCTTTCCTGTCCTGGATAAGGAGTAGATAA